Genomic window (Ananas comosus cultivar F153 linkage group 1, ASM154086v1, whole genome shotgun sequence):
CGGAACGACGAGACCGGGGAAGACGGAGCCTGAACCTGCAACATAGAGAGAAGGGGGGGAGGAGACGGCCATGCTGAGACCACCGCCCGGACTATCTATCTATCAATAATATCTATCTACCACCGCCCGGACTATCTTCCCCGGTCTCGTCGTTCCGATCAGCATGGCCGTCTTCTCCTCTCTCCATGCTGCGCGCTCCCTCTTCCCTGGTCTCGTCCGAAGCCGAACCTCCTCCGAAGTCAGGCTATTTCCAAAGATCATTCCCGCATCCCCTTTTCCGGCGATCTCGCTCAAACTGGGCTCTCGACAAACAGCCGCTATTCGTCGACGCCTCGAACCCGTGCAAGCGCAGCGCAGATGTGCCTCCGAGATCGACCTCACCTTCTACCCTCACAAGTTCGCCCAAATCCTGGCACTTTTACAGTCTCTACCCGACGTCGGAGCCAGATGTCGGCAGGTCGAACGCTACGGCAAAGAGCTGATCTACCTGTCCCCAAGCCTTTCTTAACCGCTGCAAGCAGAGTGGAGGGCCTCCCCGCGAGCTACAACACACTCATCCATGCACAGCTCGATCCCAGCGACCCCTCGCTGCTCCGCTTCTGCGCCTACTCCAACGCGGCTCACATCAGGGGCCTCGCCGTGATCCTCGCCGCAGGCCTGTGGGGGTCTCATCTACAATCCCCCTAAGATGGGGATAgataaaatgttattttttattttattttttattttttacatttttggttaatttagttaattaggAAGTACAAGTCTAGCTAGGCACCGTAACTATACAAGCATTTATtggtaatttctttttttaggaGTATGTATTGCGAAGGGTTTTTTTTAACttgattaatatattaattagttaattagccGTCTATAATTGTAGCCTactagaaatatataaattatttgaattatttcaCTGTCGATAATTTTTCGTACATACGATTTTTGGGTGATAAATACAGCATGCGGTAGAATAGGAATTTATAAGgatttttgttttcaataagAGAGTAATGCACAGTGGCGGGCCAATCGGATGATACATGAGCGAGTGCTTAATGACAGAacaaaattctttttctttttttttttttttgagactatccttttcgtttatttcatttagaaataaacttagctggaaatgtgaatcaactagaattcgaacctgggtctcgagtatcaaccaccaaaatTCTTTTTCTGATTAAGTTATTGAAATGTTGTAGTATTTGAGATTGCGGTGTTAGTAAAAGCAACAATATAAGCTATTCTACCTCCTGATGATTCTATATTGCTGCATATTTTGCTATAGAAAGTTGCTTCTTCAATCTACCCCTTTTCCCAAATCCAATTAGCATTTGctagtaaaataattaaatcctACCTAGCTATTCACATAACTTAAAAGCACCGGCcaaatatactattatatagaGTAGAGTTATAATCTTATGGCTGCATTTGATTCGGATATAagtatgaaaattgaattgttcctagaaataagataaatagtatttggatggttAAATTAAAATACGAGGAACCTAGAAAGGAACATACTAATCTCTcaccataattaaataatagatCTTCATATAGTGCCACAAGGTTTTTGATGCACTTAAACTATTTTTACACAGAAGcggcagcaacaacaacaacacaaagCTAGATCTTCATTATTTGTTGTATAATGACGAATATGAGAGCAAATGAATTCCAATAAGCaacattaaattataatttttggttaGTTTCGACCTAGTATAACTATACACAACAAAactaaatttggaaaaaaaaaatgcaacataATAAGaacgcaatttttttttttttaaaaaagaggaaAGTACAAAAGTAAGGAGAATTGGTGCAAAATTTCtgttttttaattatctaacaTGTGTCTTTTAATAGAATTGTTAGATTCTATCTAAAACAACATATTCGTTAACATTAATGTAGAGATTATTTGAAAACGATAATTTAGGGATATTTTTCAAAACATGGTACAAAATAGAAATAAGTATGATTTTAAAACATCGTAGAGATTAATAAGAAAAACAATAGCTTCAATAgtgtcttttaaaaaaattgtacagtgaatgaacgaaaaaaaaaaaagtatagtagAGGATAATTTAGTTTacaaaaaaggataaaaagtaCAAAATTTAGTTGAACTATTGATCATTTTAGTTGAATTAtccaacattttaaaattttgattttactatgtaaatttttaatttatttgatttaagacATTTGGTGGccattttaatacaaaatataaaccaattacttactttaataaatttatagttacacgaattacataatatatactagctaaatctgtaaaaataaataacgcaattaaaatttaaagttaaagtgcCAATAATTGGCtcatatcaaataaattaaaaaattatatagtaaaattaatattttttaaggttagatagccctatcaaaatatAATGGAGgaaagttttatacatttttatcaaaaaaaaaatagcaactaaaataaattcagatataaattttgggattaaaaatattaaaattaaagggaaaAAACACAATATTGAATAGTATAGTAACACCCGcatatcatttttctttttctttttttttttttttcagttttagaAGGAATATTCTGTATACCCAAACTCAGGACGAACTACAGAGAAATCAATTGAGCACTCggtgcaccacgtcatctgTGCACCGCCCAATCAGGTTCTGTTCAAACTTTTCGGCTCCAGCGGCGCCTTTGTTAGTTGAATTTATTGCCTACGCCCGGTGCATTGCACCGGTCGCTATTGCATGTCTCTAACCAAATTTGATATGCAATATACGAAATAGCCTAAGTAAACCATTAGTTGTCTAAAtggttttgtaaaaaaatttaaaaggtttTTGGATGCATAGAGTgtaataataaagttaaaaaaattttaaaataattttagaaacatATTATCAAAACTAATAATGAGGAAAAAATACTGCTAGAATCAGTTTCTAAAACTCATACTTTAGATATGTAGATCTTTCGActgcaatcaaattttttttaaaaaaattgatattaaatttaagttatagTTGAATTTTATCAATTGTAGTTCACGGTACACGGGGTGCACACAATATAATTAGTAATCACTCGTTCTCGCACAGTGTGTGGTGCTCCACGGTATATTCGAGGATATTTTTGTAGCtccttattaaaaaaaaaaaattattttttttattgatatatctcatcatgattaataaaaaattatttttattataattttctttcaaattgaGAGATATGATTAACTTGTTACTGATTATGTGATGTAAGTGTGACAGTATAGACTTTCTCCCTTATTATAGTCTTTTACTTAGGGGTGCGTTTTGTTCagcataaataaattaaaaaaattatttttaatatataaaaataattttttatttgtttaatgggaaaacttcatttaaagtgtatcaagttagtatcctgtagcTTTatatttgtatcaagttagtaccatgtagtttttaaaccacatggtactaaagtgaaaaaatgcgaaaccacatggtacttaagtgaaaaagtgcgaaaccacaggtactaccttaatacactttaaaccatagggtactaaagtgaaaaaatgcaaaactacaatgtactaatttaatatactttaaaccacagagtactaaagtgagaaaaagtgaaaccacatggggagtatttgaagtttttccctgtttaatttgatgtaaaaataaatttttgtaaaaattattttatggatttgaagaaaaattaaattttttattttttgttatttttcgatGGAAAACTAaactcaaattacataaaatttttttatttatctttatctaaccaaataaatgtatatattttttctttcaatcaaactatttataaattgataaatttttttttctattaattaaaaaatataaaatataaaattttttataatttttttttacgaaaaattatattttatgtttttacttaAAAAGCAAACACTCCCCCcacatcaatttttcttttatagttttactgaatttttttaaaaaaacatacgTGCCCGAACGGCTCTTCTCGTATTCTCCGCCCCGATTCGCCCCCGCTGAAGCAGtagttgtagagagagagagagagataaaaaccTACTCCCCGAATCCAATCGCAAGAGAAGAAGACGaggacgacaacgacgacgatgcAGAGCTCCGCATTTGGGATCGTCTCCTCCCCCGCTCCCTTCCTCAACCTCAAGCCCCGTAGGCTCTCTTCTCCtcgatctctccctctccctctccacctcccccgccgcctcgccgcggcggcggcggcggcgccgctgCTCTCCTCCGCCGGtggcctctcgccgctcctccTCGTCTCTGATCGGCGGAGGAGCTCCGCCGCGGCGGATGGAGGCTTCGTAGTTCGAGCGAGCAGCAGCTCCGTCCccggcgacggcgccggcgaGATCCCCGCCGCGCCGCCCGCAGCCGCTGCGGCGGCGGGAGGTGGAGGAGAGGGGCTGCTTCGGACGCTGCAGCTCGGATCCCTCTTCGGGCTCTGGTATCTCTTCAATATCTACTTCAACATCTACAACAAGCAGGTTACATcgctttttcttcttattcttcttcgtTTTAGTACTCTTCTTTCTTTGATCTGCGCTAATTGTGTATGGAATGTAGGTTTATTAGCTCCGATCAGGGTACTCCTTTGCATAGATCTCATAAGGCTTGATTCGATCCGTATCCATGAGTAATGTTTTGAATTACTTGATATGCTGATTCGCATATTTATGTTTCCTTTctattctaatttattttgctGTCCTTTCTCTCCTGATTTATCTCGAGATCATATCTGGAGCTAATTTATTatcctttattttctttttcttttttccccccatCTTTGCATGTATTTAGCGTAAGCGTTTCATTCAACTTCATAGAAACTAAGAGAGATCGCATTACTTTGCACTCACAGATCACGGGGGTCACTCAGCTCAGATAGCAAGAAAACTTTAGATGAAAGTGTTATTTACTGTGTCTCGCTTAAACTTGCTTAGTAGGTTATTAAATAATCTTAGTGATCATAAACCCTTGAAATAGGAGCAAGAAAACTCATTTATTATTGGTAATTTTGCTCTTTGAATCCCTTATATATGGCACAGGATCTTTTGAATTCTATACCTAAGCTTTCATCATTTTTATGCATACTTCCACATGAGTTATTAGCCATGtgtttttctttgttctttctcAGCAGCCCGCCCCTTATTTGAAGACTTTGTTCTCTGCTACTGCTCTGCATGATTTGTTACCAGTATATAATTCGTTATTTTGAGACCTTATTGTAtagttgtttcctttttttttctagtcATGAAGATTTGACATTATTAGTTACCAATCTGTTGCGAGTATTGTGTGGGAACATTTTTCCAGTTTTCTTGTTTTTTGACCCTAAGAATGAGAGCACATAGAGAAGCTTATATTTAGTGTGGATCTGACCTTTAGACAAACAAAGAAGTCAACAATGTGTTCCCTGCTAtgctatatatttatttacctatctatctatctatctatctagctTATGCATATTGGCTTCTAGCATGAAGACCTGGGATTGTTTTGTGCGGGCTCTTGGTCCATGTGTTTTGAGCATTAGGTTTTGCTCCTATCAATTATATCAAATTCTATATGCTATTACTCCAGGTTATGAAATTATAGGAAGATCAAATGAGTTGTGCCGCTGGCTGTAGAATTCATGTTACCTCATGTCCTTGCTTATTTGGTAAACTTGGAAAGCCATAAATAGGAGTAAGGACGAAAGacggaaaaacaaaaaaattggaATGACTAGTTTGTTTGACTAGCTGGCTGAACGCCTTCTCACCCTGCAGTTGATTGTAACGAGTAGCCAGCACACTATTATTAGCCTTCTAGATAAGCTGGCTAAGTTTGGAGTTTACTTCATCAAAGCCAATTTATTTGCCAACAAAATATTCACCTCACTTTGGCTTTATATGTCTTACATATCTAACAGACTTCTGGGCCTTTCTCTGTATATGACAGGTTCTCAAGGTTTTCCCATACCCAATAACCGTCACAACAGTTCAGTTTACTGTTGGGTCTGTGCTTGTCTTATTCATGTGGCTGACTAATCTTCACAAGCGACCTAAGATTTCATCTGCACAGGTACGAGCAGATGCTTAGATAAAGATAATGAGAATCAAATTGATTTATATTAGACTTGAAATTTCTTTTCTCTAAAttccttatttaattttcagctTTTAGCTATCCTCCCATTGGCTATTGTCCATACCATGGGCAATCTCTTCACTAATATGAGTCTGGGAAAGGTTGCCGTCTCATTTACACACACCATCAAAGCTATGGAGCCCTTCTTCTCAGTTCTCCTTTCTGCCTTGTTTCTTGGAGAGGTAATTTATATGTGCTTACTTTTGATACTGGTGAGAGATTAGACAATGGAATATTGTCTTGGAAAGTGACTCGGGCATAGCTGACTGGTATCTTATATGACAATGAGCatattttgttcaaatttaGATCCTATTGCTAGAAACTAATGAAGCGACGTTATCGAACCCCATTTTGCATGTAAGACTTGGGTTGAAATAGGATCTGGGTTGTTTTAACATTGTCAGATGTGACTCAGTTAATTGTACATATCATATTCCTTGCCAGTCACAGTTGTGTAATACTTGAACCGCACACCCACATGTTTTTACAATGAATTTTAGAGAAATCCAGAGATATTGCATCTGGCACTGATAATGCAGTTTGTGGAACCATGGAACTAGAAGGATTATGCAATTGCATTGTTCTGTTAGTGCTTACTTTTATACATGTACATATTGTCTCCTTCAGATGTTAAGCATGTTTCTTGCACAACCACACAACCAGCTAGTAGCATAGTATGCATTTGTAAAAGAATCTGCAGTTTTGATACTTATTTTTCACTCCTCTGGCCAATAATTTTTCCTATGTTACAGTTGCCTACAGTCTGGGTTTTGTTGTCGCTTGTGCCAATTGTTGGTGGTGTGGCATTGGCGTCGCTCACTGAAGCATCTTTTAATTGGTAAGCAATTAATAGGTGTACATaaactttataaattataatggAAGGAAATTAAATGGGAACTTGTTTGTTTATAATACTCAAAGCTTTTCTGTTTGTTCCCAATAATGCTCAAAAGCGTTGGTGCTGTGCTTAACCAGTGGCTTATTATTCCAGTACAGCGTATCAATATGCTGGGCAGGTCCAATTTGTCCAGTAttccaaaggaaaaaaaaaaaatctagatgCAGACCAAGTTGTTCTAGCGAATGTGATAAGTTGGCCTTCAGATCCTCTATGCCTTAATGCGCTTGAGAGGGAATCgttatgaaactttaataaaaaggAGACAATGCTTGATAGTTGTTATGGCTCATGAGTCAGGCCCTCAAATTTGTGATTCATGAAGCATGAAAACTGATGGACAATACAAACGATAGCATAATATGGACATGACCATCCTATCTTGGAACAATAGGTTATATTGTCTCATATACTAAAGCATACGACAACTATTACATGCGTTAATGTACGCGCCCATAGGTGCTTGTACGACTTCATTCAATCATTCAATCATTCTTATTATATTACAGTTATTTCCTGTACGTTATTACAGGCTGGACATGAAAATTCTGACAATATAATAAACGAGCAGAAGAGAATCTTTCATTATTCATCAGGACAAATTATCCATTCATTGCATAATGTCAAAGCATGAACGAAGTATATTAATTGCCAATTAGCAAGAAgaaataatagaaatttttgttttttaactttGTCGTGAATTCCAATTTTACACTTAGTCCAACCTCCTTATGCCAACAAACACAACCTCCTGACCAAAtatcaaatgaaataaacaataTGGTAGTATTTTGTAGGCGTGCCATTCATAATTTGTGCCTCATGGAGAAAATTCACCGTatcttctctcttgctctctctttttgtctttttgagAAACATTATAGCTTATTTTAGTTGTTGGATCATGCATCATATTTATGAACTCTTGACTGTCTATGTAGGGCTGGATTTTGGAGTGCAATGGCTTCCAATGTGACCTTCCAGTCCCGCAACGTACTCAGCAAGAAACTCATGGTTAAGAAAGAGGTGATCtagattttctttctttttttttcttttcctaacaAAGTTTGTTTAGTTTCTTTCTTGATTGGCATATTTCATCAATCTGTTAATGTACTGATCTTTTTTTGGGGCTTTTATACATATATGATATGTATCCTTTCAAGATcattcatatacatatatacaccaTGCCAAAACCCTTAGGGCCCATTTGCTTCACGGTTTGAAATAATCCCGTAATCCTccatattttatattgaaaatgtCCAAATCATTATCATTCAACTCAAGTTGGCTCAAGCTGGGTAGTTATAAAAGGTGTTAGGGAAGTAGTATATATGTATCATTGTAGATTCCTAGATGGTAGGAATACTAGATTATTATGGGTTAGGAGGCATTCTCGTTTCATGCTCGTTGGGAATCATTAATAGcccattaataacaatatactAGTTGTTAACAACCTCCCAACCCAAATGGCTCGATAAATTAGTAACAAACTTgtcattccaaatataaaatatacaacattccCAGAATATTACAAATCTTGAACCAAACATCCCCTTAAATTAATGTGTACCCCTTGAAAGTACATTTGCTTACAAACACCCTTACTACTTAGGGAGTCATCCAATGACGAGagttagttttattttataggAGTGGAGTGGGTATGCCGCCAGGTACAAGGGCATGTGTCATTCAGATTGTTCAGgagtatatatgtaaatagaaaTAGATAGCTTTGtagattttatataaaaacGGAATATTTCTTTAATCTTTATGCTAGCATTGGTTCTGGAAGTTGCATTAAGCAACTTTTAATGCAGCATTTAGAGTTTCTGTTCTCAATCATTTGTTTTCTCCTTTTCAGGAATCTCTGGACAACATCAACCTCTTCTCAATTATCACGATCATGTCATTTTTCCTACTATCTCCCGTAACCCTGTTTGTCGAAGGCGTCAAATTTACTCCTTCATTTGTGCAATCTGCTGTGAGTATTATTTTGTGCATTTTCAATTATCTGTTGCTCTTTGAAATTCTAACAATTTTTTGCTGTCCTGTAGGGACTGAATCTAAAGCAGCTTTATGTGAGATCTCTCCTAGCTGCTATCTGCTTTCATGCTTATCAACAGGTAACGCTCTAAGTTCTATGttgcttttcttcttttgcaTGGATGAAATATGCTTTCTCAACCCGTTGGCTTTGCTTAGATTGTTGTCCTTTTTCTCGGTGATGCACAATATTTAGGAAATCTTTTACCCCTGAATAATCAACAGTTATTTTTGCCAGTTTGTTCGACAACAATAAGATTGTTATGATAAACATACGGTAATCAACTAATCGTGTTGGCTAATCAGTTGATAAAATAGATGGGGATTATTTGATGCCTTATTAACCTAACAGGCGAAAGCCTTACTTGTCAAACTTGTCTTCCTCCATGCTTGACCTGAGAGTCCGTTGGAAGGATAAACGAGTGGGTATGGTTATTATATTCCCAGACAAAGGAGTGGTGATTAAAACTCTCATATAGCATTTAGACTTCTCAATCAAACGAAGCATCATAAGGTCTGTCTATACATGCATGCGCTGATGGTGAAGAAGCTGATTTGGGAGGAATATTTGTTTTGCATTGCGCATGGCTTTGCTACTACTAACATCAtcattctctctcatctctGTCTCTCCAAAGCAAGAGACCTACTAGCTACCTTTCTTATTGCAAGTTTCATGCTCGATTTATTCTGCTCTTTCCCTTCATGAAGGCTAATTTAGTGGTTTGAAATGTTTTCCATTAGGTTTCTTATATGATACTGGCAAGGGTATCACCTGTGACCCACTCAGTCGGCAACTGCGTGAAGCGGGTGGTGGTCATTGTGACCTCAGTTCTCTTCTTCAGGACTCCAGTTTCACCTATTAACTCTCTTGGTGAGTTTCTTATTGCCATACTATTGATGAATAGTCAAAAACATCCTAGATTTAGTATCCATTTGGCACAACTTCTCGAACAGCTTCTCACTCTAAGAAGCAGCAGAAAGGTGTTTGAAGGTGTTTGGCAAGCTAGGAACTTCTGCTGCAGTGAGAAGTTGTAATAAGCTTCTGCACCTCAAAGCTATATAtgcttcaatttgaatcttctACTTTCGCTGCAGTGATAAGGCTGTTCAGCAATTTCAATGAAAAGGGTTGTTAATGATTCATCTAAAAGCTTTACGCAAACAGCACTAATGCCCAAGCTCGAGCTTGCCTTAACAGTCCTTTAATTGGTATCTCGATATTAATTTTGTGGCTCTTTTCAATATACTACAATATCAGGTACTGCTGTGGCACTTGCTGGAGTTTTCCTGTACTCGAGGGTGAAAAAGATTAAGGCGAAATCTGCATAAAAGCGCCTGTGTTAGTTTCCTCTGCTTTTTCCATCTTAGACTCCTATTAAAGAGCTCATTTCTTCAAATGGTTTGTGCCGTTTAGCGGACAATCGTGCTATTACTTATGTTTTTGCTGGTGGGATTTTTGCGGTGGCGCGCATTTTTAGAGAATTAGAATGAAAGCTTAtttcttctattctttttttatcatttaccAGGAAGTAGTTTACTGTTTCTATCCTCCGTATTGTTATCGGGAGACATGCTGTAGAGCTGTGGTTGTGATGAATATGGGTAGAGATGTTTTACGTTCCAAACCTAGCTGTTATATACTTTGGGTTCCAAATTTTCGCGTTAGCTTGGTAAGTTCAATCAATGACATTGGTGAGTTTGGATCGATGACATTTTAATACCTCCTCCAACAAGATAAAAAGAATGGTGTGTGAGTAACTTTAACTAGTTTTCACTATGTAGGAATGTTTAATTTGTAACAATGTTTGATTGGCGTGAGGTTTCTAGAAGTGAATCATTTTGCTATACTCACGTTACCCGACTTGTGGATCAGAGCATGGCATAATATGAAcagctttctctctttttatttgtttatttatttatttttgcttttgtgGAACAAATGAGAGGCCCCATTCCAAGGATTTCTTGGAATCTTGGAACATAAAAATTACTAATGTTCCTATGGAACTGGGGCTTAAACATTTGAGCTCATAGATCGGCATTCGAGGTATCCACCGCCAGGTTAGATAAGAGTTTTCTCAGAACCAGCTTGGGCTCGAACTAGGTGGCAAAATTTATCCATTTCCGATGTTTTAAAAACTCcaaaaaggaaattttttttaaaaaattctgttGCTATGATATAATGGTACAGCTAAAACGATGATTCTTTTTTGGTAGCTTCAAATTGCTTACTACTGGGCGTACAGGCAGCATTTTCCCGGAACAAAAGACGAAAAGAAAAGCTTAATCCAAGCATACagatggggaaaaaaaaaaaaaaaagcttgccAATTCCAACAAGTTAGATTTTCTGCACAGATTGCCCTTCAAGCTTATTCACTGTTGACTCGTTTCACTGCAGAAAATGATATACAACGTAAAATTGTAGCAACAAGTAACAAGAAATACAAGCAACTGAGATGGTTCACTTTAAAATGACACTTTCTACAACCAGTGTGCAGAAATAACAGttcaatgaaagaaaaaaaaaaaaaaaaaaaactccaaagaAAGTAGAGATCAATTGCAAACATAAACTTTTAAGTTGCATATGAAATTGACATAGTATGCCCTTTATCAAGAAAAcatagcaataataatttataagaaAGCGTCCTTCTCGAGCAATTTGAGTACTTCCTCTTGGTTGTTGAGCTTGGCGACATCGATAGGCGTCTTCCCGTCCAAATTTTGGAGAGTTCTGTGGCCGCACAAAAAAGTTGGTGAAAAATACAAGAGGTCGGTAGTTTCAGACATACCAGTCAAAATCgttgaaatatattcaaaatagtACATACATATCCCTGATATCTAGAAGGGGAATTCCATGATACTTCAACTTAGGAGAGCTAGGTAGCCAGAGGTATGCTTATGTAATTTtgccaaaaagagagagataggaaGGTGAAATTCAGATTGTTCACTTACACAGCAGCGCCATGCTCTAACAGAAGTGCGACGCAATCCTTCCGCCCATAACCTGCAGCATAATGCAGTGCTGTGTTCTTGTTCTTGTCCAATGCATCCACTGCGGCCCCTGCTTCGAGAAGAATTTGAGCACACTTTACCTGAGAAATCAAAACCAAATACCTCATTTCAACATTTAACTCATCAACAACATGAGATTAAAAGAAAGTGCTAAGACAAGTATCTATGTACTAATAACCCTTTAGATGACAACAAATATTTtccattttatatatttcttaggTATCAAAGCAATAAATTGATATACTAGGTAAAAAACGTAGAGATCTTACCTAAACTacagcatatttttttttaaatgggtGCCTTAAGAACATTGATTTTACTACTTTACCTTACAGATTCAACTGTCACCGGAAAATTCTGCAATCTAACAGAATAAGTTGACAGACTACTCAACAACTATTTGAACAGAAACTGTTAAATTTTGTCAAAACCCAGCAGgtaaatactaaaataaaaaataatgataagtTAGATTTCGAAATCAAAACTTAAGATTATCAACTGCATTTatgacacaaaaaaaagaattacatTTATGACAAGAATAAAGGAATGCAAGATTATCAACTGCGCCATACCTCACCATAACCACAAGCAAAGTGTAAAGCTCTTCGCCCCTCAGAGTCTTCTTCATCCTTGTCTGCTCCAGCATCCAAAGCTTTTTTCAAACCCTGGAAGGAATTCGAGAAAAATAGTTACATCAATGACATGCGTACGAAAAGAATTAACGGTGCTTTAAagtaaaacaaaacaaaacaaa
Coding sequences:
- the LOC109719093 gene encoding phosphoenolpyruvate/phosphate translocator 2, chloroplastic-like encodes the protein MQSSAFGIVSSPAPFLNLKPRRLSSPRSLPLPLHLPRRLAAAAAAAPLLSSAGGLSPLLLVSDRRRSSAAADGGFVVRASSSSVPGDGAGEIPAAPPAAAAAAGGGGEGLLRTLQLGSLFGLWYLFNIYFNIYNKQVLKVFPYPITVTTVQFTVGSVLVLFMWLTNLHKRPKISSAQLLAILPLAIVHTMGNLFTNMSLGKVAVSFTHTIKAMEPFFSVLLSALFLGELPTVWVLLSLVPIVGGVALASLTEASFNWAGFWSAMASNVTFQSRNVLSKKLMVKKEESLDNINLFSIITIMSFFLLSPVTLFVEGVKFTPSFVQSAGLNLKQLYVRSLLAAICFHAYQQVSYMILARVSPVTHSVGNCVKRVVVIVTSVLFFRTPVSPINSLGTAVALAGVFLYSRVKKIKAKSA